A genome region from Anastrepha obliqua isolate idAnaObli1 chromosome 4, idAnaObli1_1.0, whole genome shotgun sequence includes the following:
- the LOC129244669 gene encoding uncharacterized protein LOC129244669 isoform X3, with amino-acid sequence MYCMPSFQCDLLNYAALGYNMSHCVSPTFEKELREQLDNMNRVIKSKERKQKQTCPGHKTLQTRITHQETLLRSMQQENYTLKRSIRHYERCLDDVMRKVVDAIVAEDILREEVTMLKNRVRDLEAQNAALSASPAKGRDEGYCTMSSGQPQPSNGHLEDLPEEPEQWLLPAEPCSTEMEDWSMSQEELPVVTLDDEHQHLRGARLTTNLSRQNGENDWIWNSNDFLTSTTAETDSESEAISQLLQQKIVYSEDEDIARTEFTNEFYKLVDIRSASARSLFSYIEGETDDEDDDDEDAVSSLSDRRVRLRCKPALNGNRLKAPSPTPSEAGRAQVTSCSSSESDEHSRCTTTQHELNGSIVEDSIEEEEEMDTQLCGNESSDIEIEDIQLEPEALQKLNEQECIEAIIRTELRRPVAAGPAHLMVKSKSMMHKTENELNNLNGLLRNGVTVNGNDGRPPRVVRSESVNGAIVGGSGSSSGSSGVSRGSASAHKLQERLQQRPANSWRKSSGWKRVTTPASSPTAPLSPKKEMKTEIVRSCVSATPKIPPTRIPTSVQQQSPPSPKQHQSGPIHFGETQQQQSQQQQQPIRKSKIPPPVPVRRSYAS; translated from the exons ATGTATTGCATGCCGAGTTTCCAGTGCGATTTATTGAACTATGCAGCACTCGGTTATAATATG AGTCATTGCGTGTCACCGACGTTTGAGAAGGAGCTGCGTGAGCAATTGGATAA CATGAATCGTGTGATAAAATCGAAAGAGCGAAAGCAAAAGCAAACTTGTCCGGGACACAAAACGTTGCAG ACCCGCATCACCCACCAAGAAACACTTTTACGTTCCATGCAACAGGAAAATTACACACTGAAACGCAGCATACGTCACTACGAACGCTGTCTAGACGATGTCATGCGCAAGGTAGTGGATGCCATTGTTGCTGAAGACATACTCCGCGAAGAGGTCACCATGCTTAAGAATCGAGTACGCGATTTGGAAGCGCAAAATGCAGCGCTTTCGGCTAGTCCCGCCAAAGGGCGTGACGAAGGCTACTGTACCATGAGCAGTGGGCAACCACAGCCGTCGAATGGGCATCTGGAAGATTTACCCGAAGAGCCGGAGCAGTGGTTGTTGCCGGCGGAACCATGTTCGACTGAAATGGAAGACTGGAGCATGTCACAAGAGGAGCTGCCCGTCGTCACGCTGGATGATGAGCACCAACATTTGCGTGGTGCACGCTTGACGACAAACCTTTCTAGGCAAAATGGCGAAAATGACTGGATATGGAATTCGAATGATTTCCTAACATCGACTACAGCGGAAACGGATTCTGAGTCGGAAGCGATCTCACAATTGCTGCAACAAAAG ATCGTTTACTCCGAGGATGAAGATATTGCACGCACTGAGTTCACCAACGAATTCTACAAGTTAGTGGATATACGTTCTGCCTCGGCGCGTAGTCTCTTCTCCTACATCGAAGGCGAAACAGACGATGAGGATGACGATGATGAAGACGCAGTGTCTAGTCTTTCTGATCGACGCGTGCGTCTACGTTGCAAGCCAGCGTTGAATGGCAACCGACTGAAAGCGCCCAGCCCGACGCCAAGCGAAGCGGGACGCGCGCAAGTGACCAGCTGCTCATCCAGCGAATCAGACGAACACTCGCGTTGTACGACAACGCAACACGAACTGAACGGCAGCATCGTCGAAGAcagcattgaagaagaagaggagaTGGACACACAATTGTGTGGCAATGAAAGCAGTGATATCGAAATCGAAGACATACAACTAGAACCCGAGGCGTTGCAAAAGCTGAACGAACAAGAATGCATTGAAGCGATAATACGCACGGAACTGCGAAGACCTGTCGCTGCTGGACCAGCGCATCTAATGGTCAAATCCAAATCGATGATGCACAAAACGGAAAACGAACTCAACAATCTCAATGGATTGCTACGAAACGGTGTAACCGTAAACGGCAACGACGGTAGACCGCCGCGTGTGGTGCGGAGCGAGAGCGTTAATGGCGCCATAGTTGGCGGCAGTGGCAGCAGCAGTGGCAGTAGCGGTGTAAGTCGTGGTTCTGCAAGTGCGCACAAGCTGCAAGAACGACTGCAGCAACGACCGGCTAACTCGTGGCGCAAAAGCAGCGGTTGGAAGCGCGTCACAACGCCGGCTAGCTCGCCCACAGCGCCGTTATCACCGAAAAAG GAAATGAAAACGGAGATTGTGCGCAGCTGTGTAAGCGCGACGCCAAAAATACCGCCAACGCGTATACCAACTAGCGTACAACAGCAATCGCCGCCGTCGCCAAAGCAACACCAAAGTGGACCAATACATTTTGGCGAAACGCAACAGCAGCAatcgcaacaacaacagcaaccaatacgaaaatcgaaaattccTCCGCCAGTTCCCGTGCGACGTTCTTATGCGagctaa
- the LOC129244669 gene encoding uncharacterized protein LOC129244669 isoform X2, giving the protein MLAGIRKRLARKTLDIKEEDDDKDDIQAFSPPTNYITISQGKIQLVHQQHSQESDVSDAQSRKDRSHCVSPTFEKELREQLDNMNRVIKSKERKQKQTCPGHKTLQTRITHQETLLRSMQQENYTLKRSIRHYERCLDDVMRKVVDAIVAEDILREEVTMLKNRVRDLEAQNAALSASPAKGRDEGYCTMSSGQPQPSNGHLEDLPEEPEQWLLPAEPCSTEMEDWSMSQEELPVVTLDDEHQHLRGARLTTNLSRQNGENDWIWNSNDFLTSTTAETDSESEAISQLLQQKIVYSEDEDIARTEFTNEFYKLVDIRSASARSLFSYIEGETDDEDDDDEDAVSSLSDRRVRLRCKPALNGNRLKAPSPTPSEAGRAQVTSCSSSESDEHSRCTTTQHELNGSIVEDSIEEEEEMDTQLCGNESSDIEIEDIQLEPEALQKLNEQECIEAIIRTELRRPVAAGPAHLMVKSKSMMHKTENELNNLNGLLRNGVTVNGNDGRPPRVVRSESVNGAIVGGSGSSSGSSGVSRGSASAHKLQERLQQRPANSWRKSSGWKRVTTPASSPTAPLSPKKEMKTEIVRSCVSATPKIPPTRIPTSVQQQSPPSPKQHQSGPIHFGETQQQQSQQQQQPIRKSKIPPPVPVRRSYAS; this is encoded by the exons AGTCATTGCGTGTCACCGACGTTTGAGAAGGAGCTGCGTGAGCAATTGGATAA CATGAATCGTGTGATAAAATCGAAAGAGCGAAAGCAAAAGCAAACTTGTCCGGGACACAAAACGTTGCAG ACCCGCATCACCCACCAAGAAACACTTTTACGTTCCATGCAACAGGAAAATTACACACTGAAACGCAGCATACGTCACTACGAACGCTGTCTAGACGATGTCATGCGCAAGGTAGTGGATGCCATTGTTGCTGAAGACATACTCCGCGAAGAGGTCACCATGCTTAAGAATCGAGTACGCGATTTGGAAGCGCAAAATGCAGCGCTTTCGGCTAGTCCCGCCAAAGGGCGTGACGAAGGCTACTGTACCATGAGCAGTGGGCAACCACAGCCGTCGAATGGGCATCTGGAAGATTTACCCGAAGAGCCGGAGCAGTGGTTGTTGCCGGCGGAACCATGTTCGACTGAAATGGAAGACTGGAGCATGTCACAAGAGGAGCTGCCCGTCGTCACGCTGGATGATGAGCACCAACATTTGCGTGGTGCACGCTTGACGACAAACCTTTCTAGGCAAAATGGCGAAAATGACTGGATATGGAATTCGAATGATTTCCTAACATCGACTACAGCGGAAACGGATTCTGAGTCGGAAGCGATCTCACAATTGCTGCAACAAAAG ATCGTTTACTCCGAGGATGAAGATATTGCACGCACTGAGTTCACCAACGAATTCTACAAGTTAGTGGATATACGTTCTGCCTCGGCGCGTAGTCTCTTCTCCTACATCGAAGGCGAAACAGACGATGAGGATGACGATGATGAAGACGCAGTGTCTAGTCTTTCTGATCGACGCGTGCGTCTACGTTGCAAGCCAGCGTTGAATGGCAACCGACTGAAAGCGCCCAGCCCGACGCCAAGCGAAGCGGGACGCGCGCAAGTGACCAGCTGCTCATCCAGCGAATCAGACGAACACTCGCGTTGTACGACAACGCAACACGAACTGAACGGCAGCATCGTCGAAGAcagcattgaagaagaagaggagaTGGACACACAATTGTGTGGCAATGAAAGCAGTGATATCGAAATCGAAGACATACAACTAGAACCCGAGGCGTTGCAAAAGCTGAACGAACAAGAATGCATTGAAGCGATAATACGCACGGAACTGCGAAGACCTGTCGCTGCTGGACCAGCGCATCTAATGGTCAAATCCAAATCGATGATGCACAAAACGGAAAACGAACTCAACAATCTCAATGGATTGCTACGAAACGGTGTAACCGTAAACGGCAACGACGGTAGACCGCCGCGTGTGGTGCGGAGCGAGAGCGTTAATGGCGCCATAGTTGGCGGCAGTGGCAGCAGCAGTGGCAGTAGCGGTGTAAGTCGTGGTTCTGCAAGTGCGCACAAGCTGCAAGAACGACTGCAGCAACGACCGGCTAACTCGTGGCGCAAAAGCAGCGGTTGGAAGCGCGTCACAACGCCGGCTAGCTCGCCCACAGCGCCGTTATCACCGAAAAAG GAAATGAAAACGGAGATTGTGCGCAGCTGTGTAAGCGCGACGCCAAAAATACCGCCAACGCGTATACCAACTAGCGTACAACAGCAATCGCCGCCGTCGCCAAAGCAACACCAAAGTGGACCAATACATTTTGGCGAAACGCAACAGCAGCAatcgcaacaacaacagcaaccaatacgaaaatcgaaaattccTCCGCCAGTTCCCGTGCGACGTTCTTATGCGagctaa